A window of Methylomonas sp. 11b genomic DNA:
GACGACTCTCGACGGTTTTCTCGAAAATTTCGATCTGTACTTTGCCCAGACCGTAGCTAGCCTTGACCGGAATTTTCAGACTCTCGGCAACTTTTACGGCGGATTCACGCGTTGTCAAATCCGCCAGCGTTAATTCCGGATTGAAATGCAGGATAGACTCTAATACTGTCATTCGCACAAACGGCTTACCAAAATCGTACTGATCGCCTTGATACTCGATCACCGAGCTACCCACCACATCTTCGGCTATGCCTTTTAACATCGCTTCGGTCAAATCCATCAAATCACCGTATTCGGCGTAGGCTTGGTAGAACTCCATCATCGTGAATTCGGGGTTATGCCGGGTGGACAAACCTTCATTGCGGAAATTGCGGTTGATCTCGAACACTCGCTCGAAACCGCCCACCACCAGCCGCTTTAGATATAGCTCTGGCGCGATACGAAGATAAAGCTCCATATCTAGCGCGTTATGGAAGGTAGTAAACGGACGAGCGGTCGCGCCACCGGGGATGACTTGCATCATCGGTGTTTCCACTTCCAGGAAGTCACGCGCAATCAGAAACTCGCGAATGTAATTAACAATCTTGGAGCGCATCAAAAAGGTCTTGCGCGTCTCGTCGCTCATGATCAAGTCCAAATAGCGCTGGCGATATTTGATTTCTTGATCGGCGATGCCGTGGAATTTTTCCGGCAAGGGCCGCAAGGCTTTGGTTAGCAAACGAATATCGTCCAGTCTGACGCTCAACTCACCGACCTTGGTTTTAAACAAGGTGCCCTCGGCACCAACGATATCGCCAATGTCCCATTTTTTAAACTGGTCGTTGTATACGCCTTCAGGCAGATTATCGCGGGCCACGTAAACTTGAATTTGCCCGGACATATCCTGCAAATGACAGAAGCTGGCCTTGCCCATGATCCGCCGCGTCATCATCCGTCCGGCAATCTTCACCCGAATCGGCTCGGCCAACAGTTCTTCTTCGGTTTTGTCGCCGTATTCGGCTAGCAATTCACCGGCTACTACATTCCGACGGAAATCAGTCGGGAATGCGATGCCTTCTTCACGCAAGGCGTTAAGTTTTTCGCGGCGTTGTTTGATCTGTTCTTGTTCGTCGTGTTCGAGTTCTGACATTTTGGTAATCGATAAAATCAAATATGGATCGGGTTTATGGAATTCAAGTTGATGATGGGCCTTGCCGAAAATCAATTAACGATACTAACTATCTCGCTAATGGCAACAAACGTACCCTCTCGCGCAGTTCATCGGCAACGATCAGCGCCCCGTCGCTTAGCTCTCCTTCAAAGCGACGCAATAGGCCAATTGCTCGCAATCCGAGAACATTAGGTGAAACATCATGCGTACGTATTTGAAAAACGCTGGGGGATTCAGCATTGGTCAAGGCCAGTAAAGTGCCAAAATCGAGATCGTGTGTAAAAACGATAGCATTCTGAGAACGCGCCCAGTCAAATAATTCCGTGTCTAAAGCATCAACTGCTCCCACTTCAATCCAGTGCACGGCGTCGAAACCAGCCTCCACCAGCAGTGGCACCCAAGCTGGCGAAAGATTCATATCTAATAAAACCTTCATGCCGCCACAAGCGGCAACTCAACTTCTTCTGATCGCCAAGCAGCATAACGTAAAGCTTCGGTTATATCTTCCGCTTCTAAATACGGGTATAGATCGAGGACATCTTTAAAGGTATAACCGCTGGCTATCAGACCGACAATAGTACCGGCAGTAACTCGAAGCCCCCGCAAGCAAGGTTTTCCACCCATGACAGCCGGGTTGAAGGTGATACGATCAAAATTTTTCATGTCGACCTCACAGTCTCTTTCTCATACGCGGGTAATTTACAGCCCACTCTTCAAACTAGCCTCGATAAACTGATCCAGCGCCCCGTCCAAAACGGCCTGAGTATTGCCGGTTTCGACGTTAGTACGCAGATCTTTGATACGGGATTGATCTAACACGTAGGAACGAATCTGGCTGCCCCAACCGATGTCGGATTTAGAGTCTTCAATCGCTTGCAAACCTTCGCTGCGTTTCAGCATTTCCATCTCATACAGCTTTGCTTTCAACTGCTTCATGGCGGTGTCTTTGTTCTTATGCTGCGAACGGTCGCTTTGGCATTGGGTGACTATGCCGCTGGGACCATGCGTAATCCGCACCGCCGATTCCGTTCTATTGACGTGCTGACCGCCGGCGCCGCTGGCCCGGTATACGTCGATGCGCAAATCGGCTGGGTTGATGTCCACTTCGATGTCATCGTCAATTTCCGGCGACACGAAGACCGAGGCAAATGAGGTATGCCGGCGGTTGCCGGAATCAAACGGCGATTTTCTGACCAAACGATGCACGCCGGTTTCGGTTCGCAACCAACCAAAGGCATACGGGCCTTCAAATTTGATCGTAGCGCTTTTGATGCCTGCCACATCGCCCGGCGATTCTTCGATTAATTCGGTTTTAAAACCTTTCGCCTCGCCCCAACGCAAATACATGCGTTCGATCATCGATGCCCAATCCTGTGCTTCAGTACCGCCTGAGCCGGATTGAACGTCCAGGAAGGCATTGTTGGCGTCCATCTCGCCGGAGAACATCCGTTGAAACTCCAAAGCCGCTACTTTCTTTTCGTACTCTTCAAGATCGGCGGCCACGGTATCGACGGTCTCCTCGTCTTCTTCTTCCACCGCCATTAAAAGCAACTCCTCGGCGTCGGATAGACCTTGTTCCAATTCCAGGATGGTGTTGACGATACCTTCCAGCATGGCCCGCTCCTTACCCATGGCTTGCGCTTGCTCCGGTTTATTCCAGATAGCCGGATCTTCCAACTCGCGCAGCACTTCCACCAGACGCTCGCTTTTGTTCTCAAAATCAAGATAGACTTTCAGGCCGGCGCTCCGTTCACGGAGGTCGGCTATCTTGTATTTAATCGGATTAATTTCTTGCATGAACCTCAAAACCCAAGCCAATACCCACACGGGGCACGAGACGCCGACCTATGCCCGGCGCATTCAAAAAACTGTGGATTATAAACGATTACGCCACTGGGTTGGGCTGACGGTTTTTTAACGACCAAACGATGCAGCCAATGCCCGCCAACACAAACGGCACGCTAAGCAATTGGCCGGTAGTAAACATCACACCCGTATCGTACATGGCTTGCTCGGTTTTGAAGTATTCCAGGAAAAAGCGCACAGTGAACAGCATGCTGATGAAACAACCGAACACGAACCCTGGCTTATCAGCCTGCTTTTTGTAAATCGCCAGCGAAATCAGATAAATCATCAGGTAACAAACCGCTTCATAAAGCTGCACTGGATGCCTAGGCAACGGATTGATCCGCGAAAACACCACGCCCCACGGCAAATCCGTAGGAATACCTAGAATCTCCGAATTAAAGAAATTACCGA
This region includes:
- the lysS gene encoding lysine--tRNA ligase — protein: MSELEHDEQEQIKQRREKLNALREEGIAFPTDFRRNVVAGELLAEYGDKTEEELLAEPIRVKIAGRMMTRRIMGKASFCHLQDMSGQIQVYVARDNLPEGVYNDQFKKWDIGDIVGAEGTLFKTKVGELSVRLDDIRLLTKALRPLPEKFHGIADQEIKYRQRYLDLIMSDETRKTFLMRSKIVNYIREFLIARDFLEVETPMMQVIPGGATARPFTTFHNALDMELYLRIAPELYLKRLVVGGFERVFEINRNFRNEGLSTRHNPEFTMMEFYQAYAEYGDLMDLTEAMLKGIAEDVVGSSVIEYQGDQYDFGKPFVRMTVLESILHFNPELTLADLTTRESAVKVAESLKIPVKASYGLGKVQIEIFEKTVESRLMNPTFITAYPVEVSPLARRNDNDPHVTDRFEFFVGGREIANGFTELNDAEDQAERFQKQVEEKEAGDNEAMHFDADYITALEHGMPPTAGEGIGIDRLVMLFTNSPSIRDVLLFPHMRPKN
- a CDS encoding DUF5615 family PIN-like protein, which gives rise to MKVLLDMNLSPAWVPLLVEAGFDAVHWIEVGAVDALDTELFDWARSQNAIVFTHDLDFGTLLALTNAESPSVFQIRTHDVSPNVLGLRAIGLLRRFEGELSDGALIVADELRERVRLLPLAR
- a CDS encoding DUF433 domain-containing protein is translated as MKNFDRITFNPAVMGGKPCLRGLRVTAGTIVGLIASGYTFKDVLDLYPYLEAEDITEALRYAAWRSEEVELPLVAA
- the prfB gene encoding peptide chain release factor 2 yields the protein MQEINPIKYKIADLRERSAGLKVYLDFENKSERLVEVLRELEDPAIWNKPEQAQAMGKERAMLEGIVNTILELEQGLSDAEELLLMAVEEEDEETVDTVAADLEEYEKKVAALEFQRMFSGEMDANNAFLDVQSGSGGTEAQDWASMIERMYLRWGEAKGFKTELIEESPGDVAGIKSATIKFEGPYAFGWLRTETGVHRLVRKSPFDSGNRRHTSFASVFVSPEIDDDIEVDINPADLRIDVYRASGAGGQHVNRTESAVRITHGPSGIVTQCQSDRSQHKNKDTAMKQLKAKLYEMEMLKRSEGLQAIEDSKSDIGWGSQIRSYVLDQSRIKDLRTNVETGNTQAVLDGALDQFIEASLKSGL